A single genomic interval of Antechinus flavipes isolate AdamAnt ecotype Samford, QLD, Australia chromosome 1, AdamAnt_v2, whole genome shotgun sequence harbors:
- the LOC127548780 gene encoding LOW QUALITY PROTEIN: PACRG-like protein (The sequence of the model RefSeq protein was modified relative to this genomic sequence to represent the inferred CDS: substituted 1 base at 1 genomic stop codon) has protein sequence MQKSESHGSLXMRNRVTGTCEQRTSSGSQVKHRSVIHQNKASSTNSINFAKKPHHRPNDKLNPKTIDPFSDQPRASSAFAAIYSKGGIPCRLVHGSVKHRLQWDCLPETLPFDLLLITLAEGLRETKHPYTFVSKEGFKELLLVQGATEKAVPLLPRLIPVLKAALTHSDGEVFERGLNALVQLSSIVGPSLNDHLKHLLTSLSKRLMDKKFKEPITSALQKLEHHGGGGSLMIIKAKIPTYCSISS, from the coding sequence ATGCAGAAATCAGAAAGTCATGGAAGCTTGTAGATGAGAAACCGAGTAACAGGCACCTGTGAACAAAGAACGTCATCTGGTTCCCAAGTAAAACACAGATCGGTAATACACCAAAATAAGGCATCCTCCACCAATTCTATAAATTTTGCAAAGAAGCCTCACCATCGGCCAAATGATAAACTTAATCCTAAAACTATTGACCCATTCAGTGATCAGCCACGTGCCTCTTCTGCTTTTGCTGCTATTTACTCCAAAGGAGGTATCCCTTGCAGGTTGGTACATGGCTCAGTAAAACACAGATTACAGTGGGACTGCCTTCCTGAAACTCTTCCATTTGATCTTCTTCTTATTACTTTAGCAGAGGGTTTGAGAGAGACTAAACATCCATATACATTTGTATCAAAAGAAGGTTTTAAAGAATTACTTTTGGTACAAGGTGCTACTGAAAAAGCCGTGCCCTTGCTACCGAGACTGATTCCTGTCTTGAAGGCTGCTCTGACTCATTCAGATGGTGAAGTGTTTGAAAGGGGGTTGAATGCTTTAGTACAGTTGAGTAGTATTGTCGGGCCTTCTCTAAATGATCATCTGAAGCATTTGCTTACAAGTCTTTCCAAAAGACTAATGGATAAGAAATTCAAAGAGCCAATCACCAGTGCTTTACAAAAGCTAGAACACCATGGTGGAGGTGGCAGTCTGATGATTATCAAAGCTAAAATTCCAACCTATTGTTCCATCTCCTCTTAA